The nucleotide window AATAGTGCTTATCATGCTAAGTTAGACAATATAATTGACAATCTTTCTAGGCAAATTTCCGTTTATAATAGTTCGGTTTTATCAAGTAACAGTAACACTAGAAAGATTTTAGATATGAATGATATATATTCGGCCTATAGTATTATGCTTAAAGCTAAAGAAGAAAATTCTTTTTTACTAACTCAAAGCTGGGTTAATAGATTTTCAAAAGGAAAATTTTATTCTGCTAATTCAGCCTATACATTAAAAGTTTGTGAGTCATTAGAGTCTAGCTTTTCATTGTCTTACTCATTTAAAAAAGAACATTTTCACGTTAAAAATGATCAATGGGGAATCATTTGGAAATTGTTCCACCCTGAGCGTACTTATGACAAGCATCAATTGAAAAAAGCTAATCATACATTTTTGTTAAATTTACTCTCAAATATAGATCTGGAAAGACTTAAATTCAAAAAGGATGGAAAACAAGTATCTATTAAGAATCTTGATATACATGATGACGCTCAAACAATACTTGAAGCATATGATTACTATCGTCAAACTGAACATGTTTATACTTATGTAGATGCTTGTATAGCTGGAAAACTTAACGATTCAAGAAATTCCTTTATACGAAAACTACAATCGCATCTTAAAAAACCTGAAGAATCTGCAAAATCAAGCGCTACAAATATATTATTAAAAAATCTTAGTGCTTAATTAATTTGATACCCTATCGTAGTTACGATAGGGTATTTTTTTGATTTACGTTGTCTTTCGAATTTTAGTTCTTTGGTGCGAATACCTTAGTTACTACCTTTTATACAAACTCTTACATTTGTATTATCTGGTTTAAAGTCTATTTCCATGTTTGATATGTCTATCCCCCTTCTTTCTAAGTTCATTGAAAGTTCTCTTCTTATATTCCTTAGCACATCTTGATACACATCTTTTTTTTCTTTGTTCAAGTTTCTGAAAAGCTCCTTCCTTATACTACCCATAATTTCATTTTTAATTTCTGTGAAAAAAGACTTAGCAAACATATTCCCTTCCTCCCTAAAAATCTATTTACAACCTCCTCATTTTGTATTTTACATTATTTGTTATGATTTGTATATATTTACATTTAGAAAAAAGGGATTTTTTTATCGTCATACTATCTAATTATCCGACAACATTTGCTTTAACCTAGCTATGTTATCTCGTATTGATGCCGCTTTCTCAAAGTCTAAATTTTTTGACGCCTTATTCATATCTTTTGTAAGTGTCTTTATCATATCTTCTATATATTCCTTTTCCACCACTGTATCATCACAATCCTCATCCTGTACTGGTTTTGAGAGTTCTATAACATCTCTTACCTTCTTTTTTATTGTTTTTGGTGTTATGTTGTGTTGTTCGTTGTACCTAAGCTGTAAATATCTTCTTCTATTCGTCTCACTAATTGCACTACGCATAGAATTAGTCATAACATCCGCATACATTATCACTCTACCTGATACATTTCTAGCCGCCCTACCTATTGTCTGAATTAGCGATGTATAAGACCTTAAAAATCCTTCCTTATCAGCATCTAATATAACAACTAAACTAACCTCAGGTATATCTAATCCTTCTCTTAAAAGATTTATACCCACCAATACATCAAACTTACCCAAGCGCAAATTCCTTATTATTTCAACTCTCTCTAATGTATCTATATCTGAGTGAAGATATTCTACCTTTATATCTAGATTCTGTAAATACATTGTTAAATCTTCTGCCATTTTTTTAGTAAGAGTTGTCACCAAAACTCGTTCTTTTTTTTCTACCACAGCCGCTATTTCCCCTATAAGATCGTCTATTTGATTTTTTATTGGGCGCACCAAAATCTCTGGATCAACTAAACCTGTTGGTCTTATTATTTGCTCAACTATATTACTAGAAATATCTTTTTCATAACTTGCTGGTGTCGCACTAACATATATAACCTGATTTATTTTTTTTTCAAACTCATTAAATTTTAATGGTCTATTATCAAATGCAGATGGAAGTCTAAACCCATATTTTACAAGTGTCTCTTTCCTTGCTCTATCTCCATTATACATGCCTCCTATTTGAGGAACCGTAACATGCGATTCATCTATTATTAATAGGTACTCTTTGGGAAAATAATCCATCAATACATATGGCGCACTGCCTTCTTCTCGTCCACTAATGTGCCTTGAATAATTTTCAATCCCCTGACAAAATCCTACTTCTTGCATCATCTCTATGTCATAATTCGTCCTTTGTTCCAACCTTGCTGCCTCTAAAAGCTTTCCTTCTTCCCGTAGCACATTAAGTCTTTGTTGTAACTCATTTTCTATAGATGATATTGCTACCTTCATTTTCTCTTTTGTCGTTGCATAGTGGGATGCTGGAAATATTGCAACATGATTTCTAGTTGATATAACTTTTTTCGTTATTGGCTCTATATCAGAAATTTTCTCTATTTCATCTCCAAAAAATTCTATTCTAATTATCCTCTCCGATGTGTTAGACGGGAAAATTTCCATCACATCTCCCTTAACCGAAAATCGCCCTCTCTTTAATTCCAATTCATTTCTAGTATACTGAATCTCCACAAGCTTCTTTATTATTTCTTCCCTATCCTTAACCATTCCAACCCTAAGCGACAACATAAGATCCGTGTAGTCTTCCGGATCCCCTAAACCATATATACACGATACACTGGCTATTATTATTACATCCCTTCGTTCAAATAGTGCAGCTGTAGCCCTATGCCTTAGCTTATCTATCTCCTCATTTATGGATGAATCCTTCTCTATATATGTATCAGTCGATGGTATATACGCCTCTGGCTGATAATAGTCGTAATATGACACAAAGTACTCAACACAATTATTCGGGAAAAATTCACAAAACTCAGAATATAGCTGCGCTGCCAACGTTTTATTATGTGCAATAATAAGCGTTGGCTTCTTTACCTCTTTTATTATATTTGCCATTGTAAATGTCTTTCCTGATCCTGTAACTCCCAATAATGTCTGGTGTTTTAACCCTTTATTTATACCATCAACTAACTCTCGTATTGCCTTAGGTTGATCACCTTTTGGCTCATAATCTGAAACTAAATCAAACATATCTACCTCTCCTAAACATCTAAATCAAACCAGTCATGCTCCCTTAAAGATATTCTATACCTACTCTTCTCCCTTAGTCTACGATATGATATCCCTTCATACTTAGGTGTCTTTGGCTCCTCTTTTTTTATATATTTCCTTCCTTTATATTTTTCATTCATTAACAACACATACTTTTCTATAAGTCGCCTGTATACTCTATTCTTATACATATGTTTTTGGCACAAGCTATATTTATCATCACATCTCGCACTATCTAATACAATAAAAACTCTTTCCGATCCTATTGTACCAAATGGCGATTTATACAAGACCTTCTTGTCTGTATTTATCGATTCTTCAAACGGCGATTTGTAAACTTTTTTAGGTTCATTATTTTGATCTTCCTTTTTATTTTCAATCTTTTCTTCCTTTTTAGCTTTCGATTCATCTTTTATAATCCAGTTGTAGTTGTAACCCCGTGTCATACCTAGTTTGGGCACAACGCCGTCAACTGGGCAATACTGCAAAGGTTGCTTTTTCTTTATATTTCTCTCTTCTCTTTTCTTCCTTTTTTGCAATCCTTCTTTTATATATATTACCACACAAATACAAGCAATGCACGCACACAATTCCAATAAATAATATTTTATTATTCCTGGGATTCTTGCTCTTGCATAATGCGACGCAAACGCTAATAAAACAATCTGTAACAAAACCATACGAATTATAGCCCGTCTTCTTTTTTTAGACGTATTCTTTTTTTTCACTTTTCTTGTATTATTCGCCCCCAAAATTTACACCCCGTTTTTAAAAATTTTACCCCTATATATTATGATACCACATAACTTCAACAAAATCCCCTATGTTTTTGCATATTTTTTCTAAATTTAATAAAACTTTTTTACGATATATATGTAGACTTGACTCTACAAAAATAAATATCACAAAAAAACAGTATAATAAATTTATCTTAGGTAAATCATATAAATCAAGGAGGTGCTATCCAATGAAGAATATAATGGATTATTGTCTTGGAAGAAATCAAAAAAAAGATACCTTTAAACACATTGCTCTAGGCGCTGCTATTGGAAGTATGGTTGGTATCGTAGCCGGAATGCTTATAAAAGATAAAAATACGTGTCAAAAAATAAAAAATAGTTCAATAAAACTTGCAAAGGATGCTAGTAATGCAATTTGTGAAGCAAAGAAAATTATTATTCATAAAGCTAGTAATTGTTGTAGCAAAAAACCTAAGAAAGAAATAATTGAACTTTATACTGATGATGAGTGTTAAGAAAAACTAAAAAAAGGGGAATCTTACAATGTATGTATCGGTGAAGGATCTAATATTATTTTGTATTGGTATTTTGATTGTAATACTTTTGGTAGTGATTGTTAACCTTATTGTAAACCTAAACCGCATTATCAAAAAAGCATTCTTTATTGTTGAGAAAAATGAAGAAAATGTATCAAACTTTCTTGAAGAAACTCCTAAGTTAGTCCAAAATTTAAATGTACTAACTCTTTCTGGACAAAGTGTAGCCGAAAATGTTGAAAAAACCGTCGAAAATCTGTCTTGCTTTGTTGAAGAAAAAACCCAGGAATTCTCTTCATGCGGTAGAATAGCACTAGATATAATGAAAGTAATCCTTGAATTTATCAAAAGATAATTTAAATACTAACATAATATTATTTTACCTACGGCTGTCCTTCTACCTTCTCGAAGAACAGCCTGATTTTTTTGTTTTTTTATAAAAAACGCCTTATATTAAAGTTATAATTAATGCTATCTTGAATATAATATGGTTTATTCATCTACAATATTATACAAATTAACCCTCCGTTACCTTCATTTATTATTTTTTGCAACGTCTCCTGCAATTTATATTGTGAATCATCTGACATTCTATATAGCTTATTTTGCAAGCCTTCAGTAACCAATTCATTTAATGATTTCCCAAAAATATTTGTCTCCCAAAGTTTTTGTGGTTCTTCGTCAAATTCTTTTATCAGGTACTCAACTAATTCTTCAGATTGCTTTTGCGTTCCAACAATAGGTGCAATCTGCGTCTCTATATCTGCTCTAATCATATGTATAGATGGAGCACTCGCACACAATTTAACACCAAACCGCGAACCCTGTTTTAATAACTCTGGTTTGCAAAGTGTAATTTCTTCCTTTGTCGGCATAACTACTCCATAGCCCTTTTGACTTACCTCATGTAGCGCAAACTCTATCTTCTCATATTCTCTTTTTATTCTTGCAAACTCTCTCATTAATTCTACCAGTTCGCCCTCTTCTTCTATCTGTATTCCCGATGTTTCGCCTAAAACTTTAAACAATAAATTATCTTTTAATGCTATGTCTATCCTAACTTCTCCTACCCCAAGATTTATTTTATCTATATAAACTTTTTTTATAAAATCATACTTACTAAAATTATCTACACAATTTTCAATATCTCGCAGTTTTTCTGCCGTATAAAACGTATCCCTTACACTTTCCAAAATAGAATTTTTCAACCAATAATCATCTTCTAGGGTTTTTATCCATCTAGGAATATTTATTCCTATCTCAGACACCGGAAACTCATACAAAATATTTTCGAGTATTTTGTTTATGTCATCAATTTCTAATTCTTTACAATTTGTAAGAATTACAGGAACCTTATATCTTTCAAAAAGTTCATCCCTAAGATTCTTTGCAGCTTGAGACATTGGATTGCTTGAGTTTAATACTACCACAAATGGCTTATTAATCTCTTTTAACTCTCTAACAACCATCTCCTCCGCTTCACAATAATCTTCCCTTTGTATATCAGTTATACTTCCATCAGTCGTAACTAAAAGACCTATTGTTGAATGCTCATTTATAACTTTCTTTGTTCCTATTGCAGCTGCTTTAGTAAATGGAATAGGTTCCTTAAACCAAGGCGTAGATACCATTCTTGGCATATCATTTTCTGTGTCTCCTAACGCTCCATTCACAAGATATCCTACACAATCAACTAATCTTACTTTGAATTCTACTTTGTCATCTATATTTATTTTTACTGCCTCATTGGGTACAAACTTAGGCTCAGTAGTCATTATAGTCCTTCCTGCTGCACTTTGTGGCAACTCATCCCTAGCCCTATCTTTTATAAAATCATTTTCTATATTAGGCAAAACTAATTTGTCCATAAAACGTTTTATCAAAGTTGATTTTCCTGTTCTTACTGGCCCTACAACCCCTATATAAATATCTCCTTGAGACCTTTGGGCAATCGAATTATATATATTATTAATTTCCACGAAAAGATTACACCCCTAATTTTGGCATATTTATTATATATATATTGAAGTTTATAATCCTTTAGTACAAAAACTACTCTTTAATTTTATCTAAAATATATTTGATTACTGTTTTTTTACCAACTATTATGCTCCCTTTGCATGGCATCCCATCTTTAAATACTATATTTTTTATCTTTTTCCCTTTCTCAAAAATAGTATCACATCTTACCTTTATAATATAATATGATGCTCCTGTTTCCTCATCCAATATCATATCTTTTGTTATACTCTCAACAAATCCTTTAGAATAACCATATCTATTTGCAGGATACGCAACTATTTCAAATCTCACCTCTTGACCCTTTCTTATATCTTCTATATTGTAGCCATTTACATAAAATTCAACATAAAACTTTTTATCTAAATGTTCATTTATTTTATTTGTATTAGTTTCGTTATTTTGGAAATCATCTTTTAAACATACTCCCTCTGCATTAAAACTTCTTAACACACCACT belongs to Clostridiales bacterium and includes:
- the uvrB gene encoding excinuclease ABC subunit UvrB; translated protein: MFDLVSDYEPKGDQPKAIRELVDGINKGLKHQTLLGVTGSGKTFTMANIIKEVKKPTLIIAHNKTLAAQLYSEFCEFFPNNCVEYFVSYYDYYQPEAYIPSTDTYIEKDSSINEEIDKLRHRATAALFERRDVIIIASVSCIYGLGDPEDYTDLMLSLRVGMVKDREEIIKKLVEIQYTRNELELKRGRFSVKGDVMEIFPSNTSERIIRIEFFGDEIEKISDIEPITKKVISTRNHVAIFPASHYATTKEKMKVAISSIENELQQRLNVLREEGKLLEAARLEQRTNYDIEMMQEVGFCQGIENYSRHISGREEGSAPYVLMDYFPKEYLLIIDESHVTVPQIGGMYNGDRARKETLVKYGFRLPSAFDNRPLKFNEFEKKINQVIYVSATPASYEKDISSNIVEQIIRPTGLVDPEILVRPIKNQIDDLIGEIAAVVEKKERVLVTTLTKKMAEDLTMYLQNLDIKVEYLHSDIDTLERVEIIRNLRLGKFDVLVGINLLREGLDIPEVSLVVILDADKEGFLRSYTSLIQTIGRAARNVSGRVIMYADVMTNSMRSAISETNRRRYLQLRYNEQHNITPKTIKKKVRDVIELSKPVQDEDCDDTVVEKEYIEDMIKTLTKDMNKASKNLDFEKAASIRDNIARLKQMLSDN
- the spoIVA gene encoding stage IV sporulation protein A → MEINNIYNSIAQRSQGDIYIGVVGPVRTGKSTLIKRFMDKLVLPNIENDFIKDRARDELPQSAAGRTIMTTEPKFVPNEAVKINIDDKVEFKVRLVDCVGYLVNGALGDTENDMPRMVSTPWFKEPIPFTKAAAIGTKKVINEHSTIGLLVTTDGSITDIQREDYCEAEEMVVRELKEINKPFVVVLNSSNPMSQAAKNLRDELFERYKVPVILTNCKELEIDDINKILENILYEFPVSEIGINIPRWIKTLEDDYWLKNSILESVRDTFYTAEKLRDIENCVDNFSKYDFIKKVYIDKINLGVGEVRIDIALKDNLLFKVLGETSGIQIEEEGELVELMREFARIKREYEKIEFALHEVSQKGYGVVMPTKEEITLCKPELLKQGSRFGVKLCASAPSIHMIRADIETQIAPIVGTQKQSEELVEYLIKEFDEEPQKLWETNIFGKSLNELVTEGLQNKLYRMSDDSQYKLQETLQKIINEGNGGLICIIL
- a CDS encoding YtxH domain-containing protein, producing the protein MKNIMDYCLGRNQKKDTFKHIALGAAIGSMVGIVAGMLIKDKNTCQKIKNSSIKLAKDASNAICEAKKIIIHKASNCCSKKPKKEIIELYTDDEC